One Candidatus Omnitrophota bacterium DNA window includes the following coding sequences:
- the dprA gene encoding DNA-processing protein DprA translates to MIINISINDVEYPENLKNIHRPPAQLYVNGSLKKDDSNAIAIVGSRRATIYGLEMAEKIAFDIASHGITVVSGMARGIDSAAHKGALKAKGRTIAVMGSGHGHIYPPENKKLYDQIAEFGAVITEFEDDMTPLPRNFPIRNRIISGLSLGLVVVEAARNSGALITAGLALEQGREVFAVPGKISSATSAGTHDLIKDGAKLIQSVDDIFEELQLHDIEPVTGKDKELMDDRIAKKTKSYIYNSLTDDERKVYKILNDEPLYIDDLVKESKVPLNIISKVVLGLEMKRLIKQLPGKQFVRAANV, encoded by the coding sequence GTGATTATAAATATCTCGATAAACGACGTTGAATATCCGGAAAATTTAAAAAATATTCACAGGCCTCCCGCGCAGCTCTATGTAAACGGTTCTTTAAAAAAAGATGATTCGAACGCCATAGCGATAGTAGGATCACGCCGCGCCACGATATACGGCTTAGAAATGGCTGAAAAAATAGCCTTTGATATTGCGTCGCACGGTATTACAGTGGTTAGCGGTATGGCGCGCGGGATAGATTCGGCGGCCCATAAAGGAGCCCTGAAGGCTAAAGGCAGGACCATAGCGGTTATGGGAAGCGGGCATGGTCATATATATCCGCCTGAAAACAAAAAATTGTATGACCAGATAGCCGAGTTCGGCGCGGTTATAACAGAATTCGAAGACGACATGACGCCGCTGCCAAGGAACTTTCCGATACGCAACAGGATCATAAGCGGCCTGTCTTTAGGCCTGGTCGTTGTTGAGGCGGCGCGCAATTCCGGAGCGTTGATAACCGCAGGCTTAGCGCTTGAACAGGGGCGCGAAGTATTCGCGGTGCCCGGAAAGATATCGTCGGCTACATCGGCCGGCACTCATGACCTGATAAAGGATGGCGCCAAACTTATCCAGTCGGTGGATGATATATTTGAAGAGCTGCAGCTTCATGATATTGAGCCTGTGACCGGTAAAGATAAAGAGCTTATGGATGACAGGATAGCCAAGAAGACAAAATCCTATATCTATAATTCTCTTACGGATGATGAGAGAAAAGTTTATAAGATACTGAACGATGAGCCGTTGTATATAGACGATTTAGTCAAAGAGTCAAAAGTGCCTTTGAATATAATATCAAAGGTTGTGCTCGGCCTGGAGATGAAGAGGCTTATTAAGCAGTTACCGGGTAAACAATTTGTGAGGGCGGCCAATGTCTAA
- a CDS encoding 3-isopropylmalate dehydrogenase has translation MGNRSYKIAVIGGDGTGPEVIREGLKVLEAASKKFGFKYANTMFSYGGERYLKTGKIISDKEIRDLKKFDAIYLGAIGHPDVKPGILEQGLLLKLRFGLDQYINLRPIKLYNPDFCPIKDKKPEDIDFVVIRENSEGLYKGLGKFIKKGTKNEVAIQISHNTRKGVERCVRYAFDYCRKRNKRKKLTLCGKTNVLTYAWDLWQRTFNEVKEEYPDIQTDYAHVDATTMWFVKNPEWFDCIVTDNMFGDIITDLGAMIQGGMGIAAGGNVNPKGVSMFEPIGGSAPKYTGKNVINPLAAICALAMLLENVGQTEAAKAIEDSVIKITRTELKSLAAGKMGYSTQEVGDLVVKFL, from the coding sequence ATGGGTAATAGATCTTATAAAATTGCGGTAATAGGCGGAGACGGGACAGGGCCAGAGGTTATAAGGGAAGGCTTGAAAGTCCTGGAGGCCGCGTCGAAGAAATTCGGATTCAAATACGCCAATACGATGTTTAGCTATGGCGGCGAGAGGTATCTTAAGACAGGCAAGATCATTTCCGACAAAGAGATCAGAGATTTAAAAAAGTTTGACGCTATATATTTGGGGGCCATAGGCCATCCTGATGTTAAACCCGGCATATTGGAACAGGGGCTTCTGCTGAAATTAAGATTTGGTCTTGATCAGTATATAAATTTAAGGCCGATAAAATTATATAACCCCGACTTTTGTCCCATAAAGGACAAAAAACCGGAGGATATAGATTTTGTTGTCATAAGAGAAAACTCCGAAGGCCTTTATAAAGGTCTTGGCAAATTTATAAAGAAGGGCACAAAGAATGAAGTCGCGATACAGATATCGCACAATACCAGGAAAGGCGTTGAGAGATGCGTACGCTATGCCTTCGACTATTGCAGAAAGCGTAACAAGAGGAAAAAATTGACGTTATGCGGTAAGACGAACGTTCTTACGTATGCCTGGGACCTTTGGCAGAGGACTTTCAACGAGGTTAAAGAAGAATACCCTGATATACAGACAGATTATGCTCATGTTGACGCGACTACCATGTGGTTTGTGAAGAATCCGGAGTGGTTTGATTGTATAGTCACTGACAATATGTTCGGGGATATCATTACTGACCTGGGCGCTATGATACAGGGCGGCATGGGTATAGCGGCGGGCGGCAATGTCAACCCAAAAGGCGTTTCGATGTTTGAGCCTATAGGCGGTTCGGCGCCTAAGTATACAGGCAAAAATGTTATAAATCCTCTCGCGGCTATATGCGCGCTTGCTATGCTTCTGGAGAATGTCGGCCAGACCGAGGCGGCTAAAGCCATTGAGGATTCCGTAATAAAAATAACCAGGACGGAATTAAAAAGCCTCGCGGCTGGCAAGATGGGTTATTCGACTCAGGAAGTCGGCGACCTTGTGGTAAAGTTTTTGTAA
- a CDS encoding aspartate-semialdehyde dehydrogenase, whose translation MGKLYNVAVMGATGVVGSCFLDILQQRKFPIKNLRLLASDRSKGKKLKFNGKLYPVEVLGHDSFKDIDIVLSSAGASRSLEFLPSAVKAGAVCVDNTSAYRMDKDVPLVVPEVNAHRIKEHKGIIANPNCSTIQMVVALYPIHKIAKIKRIVVTTYQSVSGAGQKKIQELRDQTKDFLDGKKIKPVEFSHPIAFNLIPQIDVFLDNGYTKEEIKMVNETKKIMEDDSIQVNATCVRVPVFYAHSESVNIETEKHITADEVRKILSKSPGVSVVDDPKNKSYPMPIYAEGKDDTFVGRIRQDESIKNGISMWVVSDNIRKGAALNAIQIAEILAK comes from the coding sequence ATGGGAAAGCTTTATAATGTAGCGGTAATGGGCGCGACCGGAGTGGTCGGAAGCTGTTTTTTGGATATACTCCAGCAGCGGAAGTTTCCGATAAAAAATTTGCGCCTTCTTGCCTCGGATCGTTCAAAGGGTAAGAAATTAAAATTTAACGGCAAGCTATATCCTGTTGAGGTGCTTGGCCACGATTCATTTAAAGATATAGATATAGTGCTATCGAGCGCCGGGGCTTCCAGGAGCTTGGAATTTTTGCCCAGCGCTGTAAAAGCGGGCGCGGTATGCGTCGATAATACAAGCGCGTACAGGATGGATAAAGATGTGCCTTTGGTGGTTCCGGAAGTTAACGCGCACCGTATAAAAGAGCATAAAGGAATAATAGCTAATCCCAATTGTTCCACCATACAGATGGTGGTAGCTTTGTATCCAATACACAAGATAGCGAAGATAAAGAGGATAGTCGTAACGACTTACCAGTCTGTCTCAGGGGCGGGCCAGAAGAAGATACAGGAGCTTCGCGACCAGACGAAAGATTTCCTTGATGGCAAAAAAATAAAACCCGTAGAATTTTCGCATCCTATAGCGTTCAATTTAATACCTCAGATAGACGTCTTTCTCGATAATGGATACACAAAAGAAGAGATAAAGATGGTCAACGAGACCAAGAAGATAATGGAAGACGATTCAATACAAGTCAATGCCACATGTGTAAGAGTGCCTGTCTTCTACGCGCATTCGGAGAGCGTAAATATAGAGACCGAGAAGCATATCACGGCCGATGAGGTAAGAAAGATCCTGTCAAAATCACCCGGTGTATCTGTGGTCGATGACCCTAAGAATAAATCTTATCCTATGCCTATTTACGCGGAAGGTAAGGATGATACTTTTGTGGGCAGGATACGCCAGGATGAGTCGATTAAAAACGGCATCTCTATGTGGGTCGTCAGCGATAATATTCGCAAGGGCGCGGCATTGAACGCTATCCAGATAGCGGAAATTTTGGCAAAGTGA